The Alphaproteobacteria bacterium LSUCC0719 genome includes the window GTCCTCACCCGACAGCTGGGCAAAGCCGTTGCCAAGCGTGTTCAGGATCCGCGGCGGACGCCCGACATCCGAAGTGGCATCCTTGATCCCGACGATGTTGGGGAATGCGCCGGCCATCCGGGCCAGATTATCATCATCAACGCGGACAATCGACCGACCCGGAATATCATAGACAATCACCGCCACATCAACAGCTTCAGCAACGGCGGTGAAATGGCGATACAGGCCTTCCTGGGTCGGTTTGTTGTAATAGGGGCTGACGATCAGCACGCCATCGGCACCGGCTGCCGCGGCATGTTTTGCCAGCCGTACCGCTTCGGCAGTGCTGTTCGACCCGGCACCGGCAATCACCGGCACGCGGCCCGCCGCCTGGTCGATGCACAATTCGACAACGCGATCATGTTCATCATGCGACAGCGTCGGCGATTCCCCGGTTGTGCCGACAGGTACAAGCCCATGCGTTCCATTCTGGATCTGGAATTCGACAAGTTTTCGGAACGCATCCTCATCAACCCGGCCATTGCTGAACGGCGTGATCAGCGCGGTATAGGATCCGGCAAAGGCCGGCATGGCAGTATCTTGTGACATCGGATGGTTCCTGTGTTCCCTATTGAGGGCCCAAAATAGGCCCGCCCCGTTGGGATGACAAGTCCGCATTCGGCGCTGATCGCCAAGACAGCCCCACCGCCGTCAGCTTCCCGGTTGCTCCGTCCTGCCGCCACAGCTAGGCTTTGCATTACCACCCGTCAGCAGACCGGGCCGGCCAGATTACATTATACGATCACAGCACATTACATGATCAGGACAAAGGCATGACAAATCAGATCCGCCCCGCCATCGGCATTGACGACATCCGCACTGCCGCCGCACGCATTGCCCCCTTTACCGTGCGCACGCCTCTTGTTGAATCACCACGGCTGAATGACTGGCTTGGGTTCCGGTTGCTGGTCAAGGCGGAATGCCTCCAGTATACCGGCTCGTTCAAGCTTCGCGGTGCCACCAACACGGTGATGAGCCTGCCGGACAGCGTCACCGATGTTGTCGCCTATTCCAGCGGCAACCACGCCCAGGCGGTTGCCCGTGCGGCCAGCCTTCGTGGGATGCGCGCCGTGATCGTGATGCCTGCCGATGCGCCGGCGATGAAGATTGAAGGCACCAGAGCCTATGGTGCCGAGGTGGTGACCTATGACCGCTACACCGAAAATCGCGAGGCCATTGGCGGTGCCATTGCGGCCGAACGTGGGGCGGAACTGATCCCGCCTTTCGAGGATGTCAGGGTCATGGCGGGTCAGGGAACAATCGGTCTGGAAATCGCGCAGCAATGTACCGAAATGGGTGTGAAACCCGACCATGTCGTCAGCTGTTGTGGTGGTGGCGGACTGATCGCCGGGGTCAGCCTTGCCATCCGTTCAGAGATACCGACAGCCAGAATCTGGGCCGCCGAGCCGGCCGATTTTGACGATACCATCCGTTCGCTTGCCAGCGGCAGGATTGAACATGTCCACCCCGAGGCGCGCTCGATCTGCGATGCGGTGGTTACCCCGGCGCCCGGCGATATGACGTTCGCCATCAACCGCACAACGCTGGCGGGTGGATTTGGGGTCAGCGACGATCTGGTGCTTCAGGTCATGGCCACGGCTTTCAAACATCTGAAGCTGGTGATCGAACCGGGAGGCGCGGTGGCGCTGGCTGCCGCGCTCGACCGCCGCCTGCCCGCCGATACAGCCTGCGCCGTAGTGGTCGCGTCTGGCGGGAATGTCGATGCCGAGATGTTCAGGCGCGCTCTGGACGCCGGCCCCCTGATCTAGAGCCTGGTCTCTTCCCGACCCAGGCTCCGTCCCTTGGGGCGAAGCCGCGATGTCTTTTGGTGAAGTTTTTTTACCGGAAGAGTTTGGCGTGGGAGCCGATGCGGGCCAGACGCAGATCGTCGTCGACCGCGCCGGTGGCGCCGCGCCTGACGGTGATCGGGAAGACGCAGTCCCAGCAGATGTCGGTGACCGGGTTGACGAAGCGGCCGGTGCAGACCTGCGCGCGGGCCTGCGTGGTCAGGGCCAGCACCACCAGCCAGCCAGCGAGGATGATCACAAACGGCTTCAGGACAGGACGGATCATGACGCGCCTCCCTGACAGAGGTGAAAATCCGCACAACGCACGGGAACGTGAATTGAGAGCCTATTTTTTATATTTATGTTTAATCTGTGGATCGGATCGGCGAATACCTCTATGAATGGGATGAGGACAAACGTCGGAGGACGCTGCAGGACCGCGGTGTCGATTTTGCCGACATGGCATTTTTTGACTGGGAGGCGGCCCTCACACGAACGGATGTTCGCCGTGACTATGGCGAGACGAGGTCTTCTTCGATTGGCT containing:
- the dapA gene encoding 4-hydroxy-tetrahydrodipicolinate synthase, producing MSQDTAMPAFAGSYTALITPFSNGRVDEDAFRKLVEFQIQNGTHGLVPVGTTGESPTLSHDEHDRVVELCIDQAAGRVPVIAGAGSNSTAEAVRLAKHAAAAGADGVLIVSPYYNKPTQEGLYRHFTAVAEAVDVAVIVYDIPGRSIVRVDDDNLARMAGAFPNIVGIKDATSDVGRPPRILNTLGNGFAQLSGEDATTLPYLAGGGHGAISVTSNIAPRQMADMHNAWQAGDVKTAQQINNRMIAVHDAMFCEASPGPVKYAAELLGLCGSETRLPLCEIAESSKARVTSALRGAGLIN
- a CDS encoding threonine/serine dehydratase; the protein is MTNQIRPAIGIDDIRTAAARIAPFTVRTPLVESPRLNDWLGFRLLVKAECLQYTGSFKLRGATNTVMSLPDSVTDVVAYSSGNHAQAVARAASLRGMRAVIVMPADAPAMKIEGTRAYGAEVVTYDRYTENREAIGGAIAAERGAELIPPFEDVRVMAGQGTIGLEIAQQCTEMGVKPDHVVSCCGGGGLIAGVSLAIRSEIPTARIWAAEPADFDDTIRSLASGRIEHVHPEARSICDAVVTPAPGDMTFAINRTTLAGGFGVSDDLVLQVMATAFKHLKLVIEPGGAVALAAALDRRLPADTACAVVVASGGNVDAEMFRRALDAGPLI